The following are encoded in a window of Nocardioides houyundeii genomic DNA:
- a CDS encoding ABC transporter permease, with product MSTMTTETQSRTGLQAADTPRSSFLADTLNVMNRELKPVWREPMAVVFAMIQPLVFLGLFAPLLPDLATGSALQWFVPGIVTMTCLMGGSFTGANLMEEMQTGSHERQLVSPLRRPALLVGRALKEVVPMLMQTAIILAVVTPFSFDLHLGGVLVGVLVLALFSVGVGALSFALALASKGQDWMFWTVQQTLLFPVLLLAGVLLPIDDAPRWLQVASDLNPMTYVVEAVRALFAGQWPADTIAAGFAGAGAVAALGLVVGVRAMRRSS from the coding sequence ATGAGCACGATGACGACAGAAACCCAGAGCCGGACCGGACTGCAGGCGGCGGACACCCCCCGCAGCAGCTTCCTCGCCGACACCCTGAACGTGATGAACCGCGAGCTCAAGCCGGTCTGGCGCGAGCCGATGGCCGTCGTCTTCGCGATGATCCAGCCGCTGGTCTTCCTGGGGCTGTTCGCCCCGCTGCTGCCGGACCTGGCGACCGGGTCGGCGCTGCAGTGGTTCGTGCCGGGCATCGTCACCATGACCTGCCTGATGGGCGGCTCCTTCACCGGGGCCAACCTGATGGAGGAGATGCAGACCGGCTCACACGAGCGGCAGCTCGTCTCGCCGCTGCGCCGCCCGGCGCTGCTGGTCGGCCGGGCCCTCAAGGAGGTGGTGCCGATGCTGATGCAGACCGCGATCATCCTGGCGGTGGTCACGCCGTTCAGCTTCGACCTGCACCTGGGCGGCGTGCTCGTCGGCGTGCTGGTGCTTGCGCTGTTCAGCGTGGGCGTCGGTGCGCTGTCGTTCGCGCTGGCGCTGGCCTCGAAGGGACAGGACTGGATGTTCTGGACCGTCCAGCAGACGCTGCTGTTCCCGGTGCTGCTGCTGGCCGGGGTGCTGCTGCCGATCGACGACGCGCCGCGCTGGCTGCAGGTCGCCTCCGACCTCAACCCGATGACGTACGTCGTGGAGGCGGTGCGCGCCCTCTTCGCCGGGCAGTGGCCGGCCGACACCATCGCAGCCGGGTTCGCCGGCGCGGGGGCCGTGGCCGCCCTGGGGCTGGTGGTCGGCGTCCGGGCGATGCGCCGCTCCAGCTGA